From the genome of Rathayibacter sp. VKM Ac-2759, one region includes:
- a CDS encoding 5-oxoprolinase subunit PxpA, which produces MRSAIDLNADLGEGFGVWELGDDEAILGVVSSASIACGFHAGDPSIMLARCRSAGERGVSIGAHVSYRDLAGFGRREIPVGRDELYADTVYQIGALQAAARAAGTRVRYVKPHGALYNRIVHDELQAEAVAAAVRDTAPELPLLGLASSAVERAAASAGLRFLREAFVDRGYRADGSLVPRGEAGAVLSDPALVASRAVRMVVEGVVAVGTGELVAVDVDSLCVHGDSPGALAMAEAVRAALADAGVDLAPAVP; this is translated from the coding sequence GCGAGGGCTTCGGCGTCTGGGAGCTCGGTGACGACGAGGCGATCCTGGGCGTGGTCTCGAGCGCCAGCATCGCCTGCGGATTCCACGCCGGCGACCCGTCGATCATGCTCGCGCGCTGCCGCTCGGCGGGTGAGCGCGGCGTCTCGATCGGTGCCCACGTGTCGTACCGCGACCTCGCCGGCTTCGGCCGCCGCGAGATCCCTGTGGGCCGCGACGAGCTGTACGCCGACACGGTGTACCAGATCGGCGCGCTGCAGGCGGCTGCGCGTGCGGCCGGCACGCGGGTGCGGTACGTCAAGCCGCACGGCGCCCTCTACAACCGCATCGTCCACGACGAGCTCCAGGCGGAGGCGGTGGCCGCCGCGGTCCGCGACACCGCGCCCGAGCTCCCCCTGCTCGGGCTCGCGTCCTCCGCCGTCGAGCGAGCGGCCGCCTCGGCCGGGCTGCGCTTCCTCCGGGAGGCGTTCGTCGACCGCGGCTACCGGGCCGACGGATCGCTCGTGCCTCGCGGCGAGGCGGGAGCGGTCCTCTCGGATCCGGCGCTCGTCGCCTCCCGAGCCGTCCGCATGGTCGTGGAGGGCGTCGTCGCCGTGGGCACGGGCGAGCTCGTCGCCGTCGACGTCGACTCCCTCTGCGTGCACGGCGACTCTCCGGGCGCTCTCGCGATGGCGGAGGCGGTGCGCGCGGCCCTCGCGGACGCGGGCGTCGACCTCGCCCCCGCCGTGCCGTGA
- a CDS encoding allophanate hydrolase subunit 1: MIVARLLPSGDRAVLVEVADLDDALALAAALDRDRPAGVVDLIPAARTVLVVIDPELLAVSTAAHWIRDTAATATARDADVSKGRHEIPVRYDGADLGAVAEALGWSVDELVRRHTATPWRAAFGGFAPGFAYLAALAPWPEIPRRSEPRTSVPAGSVALAGAWSGVYPRSSPGGWQLIGSTEAVLWDVRRTPPALLVPGDEIRFRAVP; this comes from the coding sequence GTGATCGTCGCGCGGCTCCTCCCCTCCGGCGACCGGGCCGTGCTCGTCGAGGTCGCGGATCTCGACGACGCTCTCGCGCTGGCCGCAGCCCTCGACCGCGACCGGCCCGCCGGCGTCGTCGACCTGATTCCGGCCGCCCGGACCGTGCTGGTGGTGATCGATCCGGAGCTCCTGGCCGTCTCGACGGCCGCGCACTGGATCCGGGACACCGCCGCCACGGCCACGGCCCGTGATGCGGACGTCTCGAAGGGGCGGCACGAGATCCCGGTCCGCTACGACGGCGCGGACCTCGGTGCGGTCGCCGAGGCGCTCGGCTGGAGCGTCGACGAGCTCGTCCGGCGGCACACTGCGACGCCGTGGCGCGCGGCCTTCGGAGGCTTCGCTCCCGGCTTCGCCTACCTCGCCGCCCTCGCTCCCTGGCCCGAGATCCCCCGGCGGTCCGAGCCGCGCACGAGCGTCCCCGCGGGCTCCGTCGCGCTCGCGGGCGCCTGGTCGGGCGTCTACCCGCGCTCCTCCCCCGGCGGCTGGCAGCTGATCGGCTCGACGGAGGCGGTGCTCTGGGATGTCCGCAGGACGCCGCCCGCGCTCCTCGTCCCGGGCGACGAGATCCGGTTCCGGGCCGTGCCGTGA
- a CDS encoding biotin-dependent carboxyltransferase family protein, with product MSVRVLDPGPLALVEDGGRPGYAALGAGRSGAMDRGALRTANRLLGNAGDAAVLELLGAGFTALFEAAAWISLGGAAGLATLDGREIDRVLPTLAPAGSVLRLGPLRAGLRRTLGVRGGFAVPAVLGSRSRDTLSALGPEPLRAGDELPIGSAPGPVRPVDWWPFDGPGPWATLEVHPGPRLERLPAGTWQRLLAGPWTVSGEADRVGIRLRGGPLPTGDAGELPSEGLVHGSVQLPPSGLPVVFGPDHPVTGGYPVIAVVDSASLDLLAQLVPGSSVLLHAARRRG from the coding sequence GTGAGCGTCCGCGTGCTGGATCCGGGGCCGCTCGCACTGGTCGAGGACGGCGGCCGTCCGGGCTACGCCGCGCTCGGAGCCGGTCGTTCCGGAGCGATGGACCGCGGGGCGCTGCGGACCGCGAACCGGCTGCTCGGCAATGCCGGGGACGCCGCGGTGCTCGAGCTGCTCGGCGCGGGCTTCACGGCGCTCTTCGAGGCGGCCGCGTGGATCAGCCTCGGGGGCGCGGCGGGGCTCGCGACGCTCGACGGACGGGAGATCGACCGCGTCCTCCCGACGCTCGCGCCCGCCGGCTCGGTGCTGCGGCTCGGACCGCTGCGCGCGGGTCTCCGGCGCACTCTCGGAGTGCGGGGCGGATTCGCAGTGCCTGCGGTGCTCGGCTCCCGCTCGAGGGACACCCTCTCGGCACTCGGGCCGGAGCCGCTCCGCGCCGGGGACGAGCTGCCGATCGGATCCGCTCCCGGCCCGGTGCGGCCGGTCGACTGGTGGCCGTTCGACGGTCCGGGTCCCTGGGCGACGCTCGAGGTGCATCCGGGACCGCGGCTCGAGCGCCTGCCTGCCGGCACCTGGCAGCGCCTGCTCGCGGGCCCGTGGACGGTGAGCGGCGAGGCCGACCGGGTCGGGATCCGCCTCCGGGGCGGACCGCTGCCCACGGGCGACGCGGGTGAGCTGCCCAGCGAGGGACTCGTGCACGGTTCGGTGCAGCTGCCGCCGTCGGGCCTGCCCGTGGTGTTCGGACCGGACCACCCGGTGACGGGCGGCTACCCCGTCATCGCCGTGGTCGACTCCGCCTCGCTGGATCTGCTGGCGCAGCTCGTGCCCGGCAGCTCGGTGCTGCTGCACGCCGCACGGCGCCGAGGGTGA
- a CDS encoding bifunctional methylenetetrahydrofolate dehydrogenase/methenyltetrahydrofolate cyclohydrolase — protein MTAQVLDGVATAAAVKAEITERVSALREKGVVPGLGTLLVGDDPASRSYVAGKHRDCAEVGIESIRVDLPATASADDIRAAIRDLNESEAVTGYIIQLPLPKGIDENAMLELMDPGKDADGLHPTNLGRLVLGVEGELDSPLPCTPNGIVEMLRRHDIPLQGRHVVVVGRGLTVGRPLGLLLTRKGLDATVTLTHSRTTDLAAEVRRADIVVAAVGVPGLIAADWVKPGAAVLDVGITRVENPETGKAKLTGDVAPGVAEVAGWLSPVPGGVGPMTRAMLIHNVVSAAERALR, from the coding sequence ATGACGGCACAGGTACTCGACGGAGTCGCGACGGCGGCCGCGGTCAAGGCCGAGATCACCGAGCGCGTCAGCGCCCTGCGCGAGAAGGGCGTCGTTCCCGGCCTCGGCACGCTGCTGGTCGGCGACGACCCCGCCTCCCGCTCCTACGTCGCCGGCAAGCACCGCGACTGCGCCGAGGTCGGCATCGAGTCGATCCGCGTCGACCTGCCGGCGACGGCGTCGGCCGACGACATCCGGGCGGCCATCCGCGATCTCAACGAGTCGGAGGCGGTGACCGGCTACATCATCCAGCTGCCGCTGCCGAAGGGCATCGACGAGAACGCGATGCTCGAGCTGATGGATCCCGGCAAGGACGCCGACGGCCTGCACCCCACCAACCTCGGGCGCCTCGTGCTCGGCGTCGAGGGCGAGCTCGACAGCCCCCTGCCGTGCACGCCGAACGGCATCGTCGAGATGCTCCGGCGCCACGACATCCCCCTGCAGGGCCGGCACGTCGTGGTCGTCGGCCGGGGTCTCACGGTCGGGCGCCCGCTCGGACTCCTCCTGACGCGCAAGGGCCTGGATGCGACCGTGACGCTGACCCACTCCCGCACGACCGATCTCGCCGCCGAGGTGCGCCGCGCCGACATCGTGGTGGCGGCCGTCGGCGTGCCCGGCCTGATCGCGGCCGACTGGGTGAAGCCCGGCGCCGCCGTCCTCGACGTGGGGATCACGCGCGTCGAGAACCCCGAGACGGGCAAGGCGAAGCTCACGGGCGACGTCGCTCCGGGAGTCGCCGAGGTCGCGGGCTGGCTGTCGCCGGTGCCGGGCGGCGTCGGCCCGATGACCCGCGCGATGCTCATCCACAACGTGGTGTCGGCGGCGGAGCGGGCTCTGCGCTAG
- the glyA gene encoding serine hydroxymethyltransferase, with amino-acid sequence MSSSSAASTSLAATFDQPVSVVDPEIAAVLQQELDRQRGYLEMIASENFVPRAILESQGSVLTNKYAEGYPGRRYYGGCEFVDVAEQLAIDRAKALFGAEFANVQPHSGATANAAALAALIQPGDTILGLELAHGGHLTHGMKLNFSGKLYNATAYGVDPQTFRIDMDVVREKALEVRPQVLIAGWSAYPRHLDFEAFRAIADEVGAKLWVDMAHFAGLVAAGLHPSPVPHADVVTSTVHKTLAGPRSGLILAKQEYAKKLNSAVFPGQQGGPLMHVIAAKATAFKLAGEAEFADRQERTIRGAQILAERLVAADTKAEGIDVLTGGTDVHLVLADLRNSPLDGQQAEDRLHEVGITVNRNAVPFDPRPPMVTSGLRIGTPALATRGFGDTEFAEVADVIAEALKPSADLASLRARVGRLTDDFPLYPGL; translated from the coding sequence GTGTCCTCTTCCTCCGCCGCGAGCACCAGCCTCGCCGCCACGTTCGACCAGCCCGTCTCGGTCGTCGATCCCGAGATCGCCGCCGTCCTCCAGCAGGAGCTCGACCGCCAGCGCGGCTACCTCGAGATGATCGCGAGCGAGAACTTCGTGCCGCGCGCGATCCTCGAGTCGCAGGGCTCGGTCCTCACCAACAAGTACGCCGAGGGCTACCCGGGTCGCCGCTACTACGGCGGCTGCGAGTTCGTCGACGTCGCCGAGCAGCTCGCGATCGACCGCGCCAAGGCGCTCTTCGGTGCCGAGTTCGCCAACGTCCAGCCCCACTCGGGAGCGACCGCGAACGCGGCGGCGCTCGCCGCGCTGATCCAGCCCGGCGACACGATCCTCGGACTCGAGCTCGCGCACGGCGGCCACCTGACCCACGGCATGAAGCTGAACTTCTCGGGCAAGCTCTACAACGCCACGGCGTACGGAGTCGACCCGCAGACGTTCCGCATCGACATGGACGTCGTCCGCGAGAAGGCCCTCGAGGTGCGCCCGCAGGTGCTCATCGCCGGCTGGTCGGCCTACCCGCGCCACCTCGACTTCGAGGCCTTCCGCGCGATCGCCGACGAGGTCGGCGCGAAGCTCTGGGTCGACATGGCGCACTTCGCCGGCCTCGTCGCCGCGGGTCTGCACCCGTCGCCCGTGCCGCACGCCGACGTGGTCACCTCGACGGTCCACAAGACGCTCGCGGGTCCGCGCTCCGGTCTCATCCTCGCCAAGCAGGAGTACGCCAAGAAGCTCAACTCCGCCGTCTTCCCCGGCCAGCAGGGCGGACCGCTGATGCACGTCATCGCCGCGAAGGCCACCGCCTTCAAGCTGGCGGGCGAGGCCGAGTTCGCCGACCGTCAGGAGCGCACCATCCGCGGGGCCCAGATCCTCGCCGAGCGCCTCGTCGCCGCCGACACCAAGGCCGAGGGCATCGACGTGCTCACCGGCGGCACCGACGTGCACCTCGTGCTCGCCGACCTCCGCAACTCGCCGCTCGACGGCCAGCAGGCCGAGGACCGCCTCCACGAGGTCGGGATCACGGTGAACCGCAATGCGGTGCCGTTCGATCCCCGCCCGCCGATGGTCACCTCGGGCCTGCGCATCGGTACGCCCGCACTCGCGACCCGCGGCTTCGGCGACACCGAGTTCGCCGAGGTGGCCGACGTGATCGCCGAGGCGCTGAAGCCCTCGGCCGACCTCGCGTCGCTGCGCGCCCGCGTCGGCAGGCTCACGGACGACTTCCCCCTCTACCCGGGCCTCTAG
- a CDS encoding sigma-70 family RNA polymerase sigma factor: MGRRAGSRGAVDPLGDAELIELVRRGEATATAELWRRHAAAARTVARAWSSSLDPDDLVSEAFLRVLSTIERGGGPEGAFRPYLFTAVRNVAASWGRRQDRERPLAAEEDVVAPGPGPEETVLAALDRDLGVRAFRALPARWQEVLWYTEVEGLSPAEAAPLLGLRPNSVAALSHRAREGLRGAWIQEHVTDVSAEGECRWVLERAGSHVRGRLPARDRLRVRSHLGECVGCRVALRDAEQSGARLATVLLPLVAGVGGSAAYAAGGAVPGVSGGGGAAVGGSAASAGSVAGGASAATVAVVAAGLVLVAGVAVAALLPIAGPETTRVPDASESAPESTPTEEETLAPVATVELTPSPAPDPSATAPSTEPSPTSGPDASAVPAPVLAPPSREPLQATPVPTTTPPAAPAPPPDPTPGPTPTATPGPTPTPTPPVTPTATPTPPVPATSTLETDPDERLLPGATGTAAPGAAVSVEDARSGLVYASTVAGTDGTWSLESLDLPVGDTAVTVRTTAPDGTETLSASETVRLRAPSVLAPSTASASSGVPVLVLSDPGAVQLLVDGEVALERTVSSAGFVATLDLAAGEHEIGVRYASADGRVGAVASTAVDVR; the protein is encoded by the coding sequence GTGGGACGCAGGGCGGGCTCTCGCGGCGCCGTCGACCCGCTCGGCGACGCCGAGCTGATCGAGCTGGTCCGCCGCGGCGAGGCGACGGCGACGGCCGAGCTGTGGCGGCGGCACGCGGCGGCGGCGCGCACCGTCGCGCGAGCGTGGTCGAGCTCGCTCGATCCCGACGATCTCGTCTCGGAGGCCTTCCTCCGGGTGCTCTCGACGATCGAGCGGGGCGGCGGCCCGGAGGGCGCGTTCCGGCCCTACCTCTTCACCGCGGTCCGCAACGTCGCCGCCTCCTGGGGGCGACGACAGGATCGGGAGCGCCCGCTCGCCGCGGAGGAGGACGTCGTCGCGCCGGGACCGGGGCCGGAGGAGACCGTGCTCGCCGCGCTGGATCGCGATCTCGGGGTCCGCGCCTTCCGGGCACTGCCCGCGCGCTGGCAGGAGGTGCTCTGGTACACGGAGGTGGAGGGGCTCTCCCCCGCAGAGGCCGCGCCCCTCCTCGGCCTCCGGCCCAACTCGGTCGCGGCCCTCAGCCACCGCGCCCGCGAGGGCCTCCGCGGGGCCTGGATCCAGGAGCACGTCACCGACGTCTCGGCCGAGGGCGAGTGCCGGTGGGTCCTCGAGCGCGCCGGATCGCACGTCCGCGGTCGCCTGCCGGCACGCGATCGGCTCCGGGTGCGCTCGCACCTCGGGGAGTGCGTCGGCTGCCGGGTGGCGCTCCGCGATGCGGAGCAGTCCGGCGCACGCCTGGCGACGGTGCTGCTCCCGCTCGTCGCCGGCGTCGGAGGCTCTGCCGCCTACGCCGCCGGAGGCGCGGTTCCCGGGGTGTCGGGCGGTGGCGGGGCGGCAGTGGGAGGCTCTGCGGCGAGCGCCGGGTCCGTGGCCGGAGGCGCCTCCGCCGCGACGGTCGCCGTCGTCGCGGCCGGGCTGGTGCTCGTGGCGGGAGTCGCGGTGGCGGCGCTGCTGCCGATCGCCGGTCCTGAGACGACCCGGGTGCCGGACGCGTCGGAGAGCGCACCGGAGTCGACGCCCACCGAGGAGGAGACGCTCGCGCCCGTGGCGACGGTGGAGCTCACGCCGTCGCCGGCACCCGACCCGTCTGCGACCGCGCCGTCGACGGAGCCTTCCCCGACGTCCGGTCCCGACGCGTCGGCCGTGCCTGCACCGGTGCTCGCACCCCCGTCGCGCGAACCGCTCCAAGCGACCCCCGTGCCGACCACGACTCCCCCGGCGGCACCGGCTCCCCCTCCGGATCCCACGCCCGGTCCGACACCCACGGCCACCCCCGGTCCGACTCCCACGCCCACTCCCCCGGTGACGCCGACCGCCACCCCCACCCCGCCGGTCCCGGCCACGTCGACCCTCGAGACCGACCCGGACGAGCGCCTGCTCCCGGGCGCGACCGGCACCGCGGCTCCCGGTGCGGCGGTATCGGTGGAGGACGCGCGGTCGGGACTCGTCTACGCGAGCACTGTCGCCGGGACCGACGGCACCTGGTCGCTCGAGAGCCTCGACCTGCCGGTCGGCGACACGGCGGTGACCGTGCGCACCACCGCGCCCGACGGCACCGAGACGCTCAGCGCCTCCGAGACCGTGCGGCTGAGGGCGCCCAGCGTGCTCGCCCCGTCGACGGCGAGCGCCTCCTCCGGAGTCCCCGTGCTCGTGCTCTCGGACCCGGGGGCGGTCCAGCTCCTCGTCGACGGGGAGGTCGCCCTCGAGCGGACGGTCTCGAGCGCGGGCTTCGTGGCGACGCTCGATCTCGCGGCCGGAGAGCACGAGATCGGCGTGCGCTACGCCTCCGCGGACGGCCGTGTCGGGGCGGTCGCGTCGACCGCCGTCGACGTGCGCTGA
- the purU gene encoding formyltetrahydrofolate deformylase yields MQSDSAAPSSAPPASVGSAENAAPGRDEPANHWTLTFTCPDLPGIVHAVSGAVVQANGNITESQQFSSADTGRFFMRLQVASAVTRDEFERALLPVTEHYGMTWRLDVVGRPLRTLVLASTAAHCVNDLLFRQRAGQLAIDVPLILSNHGTLRDLAEFYGVPFESRPVVSPETKRAFEERVIEVVEQHDIELVVLARYMQILSPELCARLAGRAINIHHSFLPGFKGANPYKQAHARGVKLIGATAHFVTSDLDEGPIIEQNVVRVEHSRSAAQLVAIGQDEESRTLTQAVKWFAEDRVLLDGARTIIFR; encoded by the coding sequence ATGCAGTCCGACTCCGCCGCGCCCTCCTCCGCTCCGCCCGCGTCCGTGGGCTCCGCCGAGAACGCCGCACCCGGTCGGGACGAGCCCGCCAACCACTGGACGCTGACCTTCACCTGCCCCGATCTGCCGGGCATCGTGCACGCCGTCTCGGGAGCCGTGGTGCAGGCGAACGGGAACATCACCGAGAGCCAGCAGTTCTCGAGCGCCGACACCGGCCGCTTCTTCATGCGGCTGCAGGTCGCGTCGGCGGTCACCCGCGACGAGTTCGAGCGGGCGCTGCTGCCCGTCACCGAGCACTACGGGATGACCTGGCGCCTGGACGTGGTGGGCCGCCCGCTCCGCACCCTCGTGCTCGCCTCGACCGCCGCGCACTGCGTGAACGACCTGCTGTTCCGCCAGCGTGCGGGGCAGCTCGCGATCGACGTGCCGCTGATCCTCTCGAACCACGGCACCCTCCGCGATCTCGCCGAGTTCTACGGCGTGCCGTTCGAGTCGCGACCCGTGGTGTCCCCCGAGACGAAGCGCGCCTTCGAGGAGCGCGTGATCGAGGTCGTCGAGCAGCACGACATCGAGCTCGTCGTCCTGGCCCGCTACATGCAGATCCTCTCGCCCGAGCTCTGCGCGCGTCTGGCCGGCCGCGCGATCAACATCCACCACTCCTTCCTGCCCGGCTTCAAGGGCGCGAACCCCTACAAGCAGGCGCACGCCCGCGGCGTGAAGCTGATCGGAGCGACGGCGCACTTCGTCACGAGCGACCTCGACGAGGGCCCGATCATCGAGCAGAACGTCGTCCGGGTGGAGCACTCGCGCTCGGCGGCCCAGCTGGTCGCGATCGGGCAGGACGAGGAGAGCCGCACCCTCACCCAGGCGGTCAAGTGGTTCGCGGAGGACCGGGTGCTGCTCGACGGCGCCCGGACGATCATCTTCCGCTAG
- a CDS encoding YrdB family protein: MNRAGAGAAGTEVRIGPNDVLRFVLELFALVTFGIWGFTTWALPLSIVFGIGAPVLAALVWALFLSPRAVFSLDVYGRSLIELLVMGAAAVAWLDMGQPIVAIVFGVVAVVSGVIAGRRAVS; encoded by the coding sequence GTGAATCGAGCAGGAGCGGGTGCCGCGGGCACCGAGGTCAGGATCGGCCCCAACGACGTCCTGCGGTTCGTCCTCGAGCTCTTCGCACTGGTGACCTTCGGCATCTGGGGCTTCACGACCTGGGCGCTGCCGCTGAGCATCGTCTTCGGGATCGGCGCGCCCGTGCTGGCCGCCCTGGTCTGGGCGCTGTTCCTCTCACCCCGCGCCGTGTTCTCCCTCGACGTCTACGGCCGCTCGCTGATCGAGCTGCTGGTGATGGGCGCCGCCGCGGTGGCGTGGCTCGACATGGGCCAGCCGATCGTCGCCATCGTGTTCGGCGTGGTCGCCGTCGTGTCCGGCGTGATCGCCGGGCGTCGCGCCGTCTCCTGA